A single genomic interval of Tursiops truncatus isolate mTurTru1 chromosome 16, mTurTru1.mat.Y, whole genome shotgun sequence harbors:
- the INA gene encoding alpha-internexin, with amino-acid sequence MSFGSEHYLGAASSYRKVFGDGSRLSSRLPGAGGAGSFRSQSLSRCNVASSAACSSASSLGLGLAYRRSPASDGLDLSQAAARTNEYKIIRTNEKEQLQGLNDRFAMFIEKVHQLETQNRALEAELAALRQRHAEPSRLGELFQRELRELRAQLEEASSARAQALLERDGLAEEVQRLRARCEEESRGREGAERALKAQQRDVDGATLARLDLEKKVESLLDELAFVRQVHDEEVAELLATLQASSQAAAEVDVAVAKPDLTSALREIRAQYESLAAKNLQSAEEWYKSKFANLNEQAARSTEAIRASREEIHEYRRQLQARTIEIEGLRGANESLERQILELEERHSAEVASYQDNIGQLENDLRNTKSEMARHLREYQDLLNVKMALDIEIAAYRKLLEGEETRFSTSGLSISGLNPLPNPSYLLPPRILSSTTSKVSSTGLSLKKEEEEEEASKVATKKTSQIGESFEEILEETVISAKKTEKSNIEESTISSQKI; translated from the exons ATGAGCTTCGGCTCGGAGCACTACCTGGGCGCCGCCTCCTCCTACCGCAAGGTGTTCGGAGACGGCTCGCGCCTGTCCTCGCGTCTCCCCGGGGCCGGCGGCGCGGGTAGCTTCCGCTCGCAGTCGCTGTCCCGCTGCAATGTGGCCTCCTCGGCTGCCTGCTCCTCGGCCTCGTCGCTCGGCCTGGGCCTGGCCTACCGCCGGTCTCCGGCGTCCGACGGGCTGGACCTGAGTCAGGCGGCGGCGCGCACCAACGAGTACAAGATCATCCGCACTAACGAGAAGGAGCAGCTTCAGGGCCTCAACGACCGCTTCGCCATGTTCATCGAGAAGGTGCACCAGCTGGAGACGCAGAACCGCGCGCTCGAGGCCGAGCTGGCCGCGCTGCGGCAGCGCCACGCCGAGCCGTCGCGCCTCGGAGAGCTCTTCCAGCGCGAGCTGCGCGAGCTGCGCGCGCAGCTGGAGGAGGCGAGCTCGGCGCGCGCGCAAGCCCTGCTGGAGCGCGACGGGCTGGCGGAGGAGGTGCAGCGGCTACGGGCACGCTGCGAGGAGGAGAGCCGAGGGCGCGAAGGGGCCGAGCGCGCCCTGAAGGCGCAGCAGCGCGACGTGGACGGCGCCACGCTGGCCCGCCTGGATCTGGAGAAGAAGGTGGAGTCGCTGCTGGACGAGCTGGCCTTCGTGCGCCAGGTGCACGACGAGGAGGTGGCCGAGCTACTGGCCACGCTGCAGGCGTCGTCGCAGGCCGCGGCCGAGGTGGACGTGGCTGTGGCTAAACCAGACCTGACTTCGGCGCTGAGGGAGATCCGCGCCCAGTATGAGTCCCTGGCCGCCAAGAACCTGCAGTCAGCTGAGGAGTGGTACAAGTCCAAGTTTGCCAACCTGAACGAGCAGGCGGCGCGCAGCACCGAGGCCATCCGGGCCAGCCGCGAGGAGATTCACGAGTACCGGCGCCAGCTGCAGGCACGCACCATCGAGATCGAGGGGCTGCGCGGGGCCAACGAGTCCTTGGAAAGGCAGATCCTGGAGCTGGAGGAGCGTCACAGTGCCGAGGTGGCCAGCTACCAG GATAACATTGGGCAGCTGGAGAATGATCTGAGGAACACCAAGAGTGAGATGGCCCGTCACCTTCGGGAGTACCAGGACTTGCTCAATGTCAAAATGGCTCTTGACATTGAGATAGCAGCTTACAG GAAACTGCTGGAAGGCGAAGAGACACGTTTTAGCACCAGTGGATTAAGCATTTCAGGGCTGAATCCACTTCCCAATCCAAGCTATCTGCTCCCTCCTAGAATCCTCAGTTCCACCACCTCCAAAGTCTCATCCACTGGGCTGTCTCttaagaaagaggaggaggaagaggaggcttcTAAGGTAGCCACAAAGAAAACCTCCCAGATAGGGGAAAGTTTTGAAGAAATATTGGAGGAGACAGTGATATCTGCTAAGAAAACCGAGAAATCAAATATAGAAGAAAGCACCATTTCAAGCCAAAAAATATAA